The genomic segment ATGTCAATTAAGTTGGCAAGCGGCTCCGGCAAGGCCTCTTCCGGCAGCGCCTGCGCCTCGGCCACCAGAGCAACCAGCGTCTTGCCATGGAAACGAATTTCGCTCCCGGACAGCCCCAGGCTGTCGAGTTCGCCAAGCGAGCCCGGCATGTGGCGCGCCACTTTCCAGAGATTCTCTTCTCGCACCACGAAATTCACCGCCATGTCCCGCTCGCGCGCTTTACGCAAACGCCAGCCAGCCAGTAGTTTCAGGGAGGCGAGCTGACGGGTGCGTAACTGCCAGGCGTTGTTGATTTCACGCCAGGCCTCGTCAGGGTCCAGCACCTCGCGGCGCCGTTGCGTCATCAGGCGGCACTCGTTAATCGCCGCCGTCAGCCAGCCGGCCTCGCGCACCTGCTCCATCAGCTTGTGTGCGATCGGCAGAAGATACCAGACGTCCGCCGCCGCGTAGTCGCACTGGCGCTCAGTCAGCGGACGCGCCAGCCAGTCGGTACGGGATTCGCTCTTATCCAGCACCACGCCGGTGTGGTGTTCCACAAGCGTCGCAAAACCGCAGGAGAGTGGATGGCCGACAAACGAGGCTAATACCTGCGTGTCGATAAATGGATCGGGCATCATGCCGAACGCGTTCTGGAATACTTCCAGATCTTCGCTACCCGCATGGAGGTATTTGGTGACATTCTGATCCTGCAGCAGCGCCTGAAACGGCGCCCAGTCGGTAATGGTCAGGGGGTCAATTAATGCGACATTTTCGCCGTCATAAAGCTGGATGAGCCCCAGCTGCGGGTAATAGGTGCGGGTACGGACAAATTCGGTGTCCAGCGCCAGCGCGCGCTGCGTACGGGCGGTTTCGCACAGCGTCGCAAGCGCGTCATTGGTGGTTATCATCTGGTAATTCAAATCGCTCTCTCTTTGTCTGCGCCCAAAAAAAACGCCGGTAGAACCGGCGTCAGGGCGACGTGATTGCAGCTCAGGCAGTATTGTCACCTGCCCGGCGCGCTTCGTCACGTAGTTCTCGTCGTAAAATTTTACCGACGTTGGATTTCGGCAGTTCGGTACGAAACTCTACCTGTTTCGGTACTTTATAGCCGGTGAGGTGACGACGGCAGAAGGTGATCAGCGCCTCTTCGGTAAGCGTCGCCTCTTTCTTCACCACGAAGATTTTCACAAGTTCCCCGCTCGCCTCCGACGGAATGCCCACCGCCGCGACTTCCTGCACGCCGCTGTGTTGCATCACCACATCTTCGATTTCATTCGGATAGACGTTAAACCCGGAAACCAGAATCATATCTTTTTTGCGATCGACAATACGCAGGAAACCCTCTTCGTCCATTACTGCGATATCGCCGCTGCGCAACCAGCCATCCTGGATAATTTCGTCGGTCGCATCCGGGCGTTGCCAGTAACCGAGCATCACCTGCGGGCCTTTGATACACAGCTCGCCTGGCTCGCCGGGTGCCACTTCCCTGCCCTCGTCGTCGATGAGTTTCACTTCCGTAGACGGCACAGGCAGGCCAATGCTGCCGCTATGGTAGTCGATATCGTGTGGGTTAACGCTCACAAGAGGCGAACATTCGGTCAGACCATAGCCCTCCAGCAGGAACTGCCCGGTGAGTTTTTCCCAGCGTTCAGCGACTGCCTGGTGTACCGGCATGCCGCCGCCTGCGGACAGATGCAGTGAGGAGAAATCCAGCTTATGAAACTCTTTATTGTTCAGCAGCGCATTGAACAGCGTGTTAACGCCAGTCATCGCGGTAAACGGGTATTTACCCAGCTCTTTCACCAGCCCCGGAATATCGCGCGGGTTAGTGATGAGGACATTCTGACCGCCCAGCTCAATGAACAGCAGGCAGTTCATGGTAAGCGCGAAAATATGGTAAAGCGGCAGTGCGGTTATCACCAGTTCTTTGCCACGATGCAGCAGCGGGCCATATGTGCCAAGCACCTGCTCCAGGTTGGCGAGCATATTCCGGTGGGTAAGCATCGCGCCTTTCGCCACGCCTGTTGTGCCGCCGGTATATTGCAGGAAGGCGAGATCGTCTGGCGTGACTTCCGGTTTAACGTACTGCATACGATAGCCGTTATGCAGCGCGCTGCGAAACGAAATGGCGTCCGGCAGGTGATACTTCGGCACCAGGCGTTTCACGTACTTCACCACGAAGTTTACCAGAGTCCCTTTAGCCGTGGAGAGTTGATCGCCCATGCGCGTCAGGATGACATGCTTCACCTGAGTTTTATCGACGACTTTCTCCAGCGTGTGGGCAAAGTTAGAGACGATAACGATAGCGCTGGCGCCGCTGTCGTTCAGCTGGTGCTCCAGTTCGCGCGGGGTATAAAGCGGGTTGACGTTCACGACGATCATCCCGGCGCGCAGAATACCAAACAGCGCTACCGGGTATTGCAGCAGGTTAGGCATCATCAGCGCGACACGGTCGCCTTTTTGCAGGCCCAGGCCCTGTTGTAACCAGGCGGCGAAGGCACGGCTGCGTTCTTCCAGTTTTCGGAAAGTCATCACCTCGCCCATATTCGTAAAAGCGGGCTGATCGGCGAAACGTGTACAGGATTGCTCAAACAAATCCACCAGGGAGTGATAACGGTCCGGGTTTATCTCAGCCGGAACATCCGCCGGATAACGGTTAAGCCAAACCTTCTTCAATGCGTCACCTCTGAATGTATTATTCGTCGTCATCACAACCCCAAAACAATAAACACGGCGTTAACATAATATTAACTCATTGTACCAGTTTATTAATTCGCCTGATTTAAGGTTGCGAAGCGCGTCACTAATTATTTTTGTTATACCGATAAAACGAATAAACAGCGGACCAGCCGCTGTTTATTTTATCTACTAAATCAATGCGTTACTCAGTTACGACGGTCTGAACCTGAGCCGGGCCGGGATTATACCAGCCCCAGGGGCCATAGCCATAACCAAAGCCGGGTCGCCCGCCCCACATCCACGGATCGATGGGCTGCGGCGGCATCACAACCTGCTGTGTCACGCGCCAGCGTTTAAAGCCATTCACCTGCATGACCATAAATTTGTAGGGTCTGGCGCCAACTTTGCCTTCCGCCGTTCCGGTAATCGGGCCAACCACCGTCACCAGTTGGTTACGGAAATCAACCGGGTCGAGAAAACCGCTGACATCAGCATAAATGCGTCCGCGAGACGGCTGACCAAGCAGCGGCCGGGCCACGCTGTCAAGCGGCAGTGTCGCGATTTCAAGGCGAGTTTTACCCTGTTGATTATCGACATTCACGACCCGCCCGCCGAAGCGCGCTTCCTGACCGACATAAAGCTGCGGCGCGTTCATTACACGCACTAAATCCTGTTGCGGCGTCGGGCTGGTGCCTTTAATCGCGTCGGGTACGCTGACGCACCCGCTAAGGAACAGCGCGCCGAGCGCCAGAATGCCACTGCGCATCATTGATTGTTGACCCACCATAAGCGACTCCTTAAACCCGCCCGCGGCTCGCGTCGGGGTGTTATTCCCGGCCTGGCAATTTTTTCCACGCAACTTCGTTACGCAGATAGACCGGTTCTGCATGTTCGACAGCAACAATGCGATGTTGTTCGAACAGCCAGCATGCGAGCGGCAACATATCCTGCGCGGCAGGGAGCGTTACCTTACCGTCGATAAGCGTCAGTCCGCTCTCTTTCGCCAGATCTGGCCACGCCTGCCAGCCGGTGCCGACCGTCGCCCATTCACCCTCCAGCGTTTTCACACGCTCAGCGACGGCCTCCGGTTTGAGCACCGCTTCGGTCTCTTCACCCTGCCAGACGCCGTTTTCATCACGCTGATATTCGGCCCAGTAAACCTCACCCATGCGGGCATCGATTGCCGCGAGCACGCGCGTCGCGCCGCTTTCACGCCACGCGCCCTGGGCCATTGTCATCAGCGTCGACACGCCCACCATCGGCAGTTCGGCGCCAAGCGCCAGCCCCTGCGCGATGCCAATACCGATGCGCACGCCGGTAAAGCTTCCCGGCCCGCGGCCAAAGGCCAGCGCGTCCATCGCCGTCAGCGCCACGCCGTTACCAGTGAGGATCTCACTGACCATCGGCAGAATACGCTGGGTGTGCTCGCGCGGGCAGAGTTCAAAAAGGGCGGACGTTTTACCGTTATCCCACAAGGCAACAGAACAGGCCTCGGTGGCGGTATCAATAGCCAGAATTCGCATGGATCAATAACACTCTTACGCGTCGTGGTGGTTCAAAAAGGGGCGCATCTTATCACAGTCTGGCATAAATTACTGCCGCGCGGCGTCGGTGAGAAAGCGTGCGGCCTCGCTGATATCGCGGGTGCGCGGCGTCGGCGGCAGGCTTTTCAGGAACACGGCGCCATAAGGACGCATCACCAGCCGGTTGTCGCAAATCACCAGCACACCGCGGTCGTCGACGTCGCGGATAAGGCGGCCAACGCCCTGCTTAAGCGTGATAACGGCATCCGGCAGTTGCACTTCATCGAACGGATCGCCGCCGCGCAGACGGCAATCTTCCATACGCGCTTTCAGCAGCGGATCTTCCGGCGATGTGAATGGCAGTTTGTCGATGATGACAAGCGACAGCGCGTCGCCGCGCACATCCACCCCTTCCCAGAAACTGCTGGTTGCAACCAGCAGCGCATTCCCCGCGCTGATGAACTGTTCAAGCAGCTGGCTTTTGCTGGTTTCGCCCTGCAACAGCACCGGCAGCGTCATCGTGGCGCGGAACTGCTCCGCCAGCTCGCGCATCATGGCGTGAGACGTACAGAGCATAAAACAGCGCCCCTGGTTGGCTTCGATCAGCGGTTGCAGCATTCGCGCGAGCGCTTTGCCCGCCTGCGGCTGGTTCGTCTGCGGCAGGCCGCGCGGTACGCAAAGCAGCGCCTGGCGGGCATAGTCGAACGGGCTTGGTAACAGCAGCGTTTGTGCCTCAGGAATGCCGAGGCGGTCGGTAAAGTGGTGCAGTTCATCATTTACCGAGAGCGTCGCGGAAGTGAAGATCCAGCTGCCGCCTTTCTGGGCAATGATGTCTTTGAATTTGTCGGCCACGGTCAGCGGCGTGAGCGCAAGCGTAAAGTGGCGCGAGTTGCACTCATACCAGTAGCTGTAACCGGGCTGGTTTATCTCTTTTAAGCGTTTCAGGCGCGCCCGGTAGAGGGTGGCGCGCTCAAAGGCGGCATCCAGCAGCGCCGAGCGGCCAAGCGACAGCTTCGCCACGTCGTAACAAAGCTCCAGCGCATCGTCGAGCAGCAGCAGCGCGCGGCTGATAGACGCATCCGCCAGCAGTTCGCGCAAATTGCCGCGAAAGCCCGGTTCGCCTAGTTGCAGGCGAAAATCCTGGGTGCTTTGCGCCAGACGATCCGCGCATTTTTGCAACTGCTGGGTGTCTTTAACTTCGGTGCGATACGCGATGATAATGTCTTTGGCAAGATCGAGCAGTTGGCGGCTCGAGAGCGACTGGCCAAAATACTGGCTTGCGATATCCGGCAACTGGTGGGCTTCATCGAAGATAATGACGTCCGCCTCGGGGATAAGCTCTGCAAAACCGCTCTCTTTGACCACCATATCGGCGAGAAACAGGTGGTGGTTTACCACCACGACATCCGCATCCATCGCTTTTTTACGCGCCTTTACGACGAAGCAGTCTTTATAAAGCGGGCAGTCGCTGCCAAGACAGTTATCGTTGGTACTGGTGACGAGCGGCCAGACGGGAGCGTCTTCCGCCACGCGCCCGCAGGTGCTGATATCCCCGTCAACGGTTTCGTTGGCCCAGCCGCGTAGCTGGATAACGTCGCTTAAGGTTTGTACCGGCAGATCGCCACCCGCGAGCGCCTGCTGTTCAAGCCGCTCCAGACAGAGATAGTTAGAACGCCCCTTCAGCAGCGCCAGACGGCCTTTAAATTCAAGCGCTTTGGCAACCGTCGGCAAATCACGGCTGTAGAGCTGATCCTGCAGCGCTTTTGAACCGGTTGAGACAATAACCTTCTTTCCGGCGCGCAGTGCAGGCGCGAGATACGCGTAGGTTTTACCGGTTCCGGTGCCCGCCTCGACCACCAGCGGCGCGGCGGCCTCAATCGCGGCGCTGACCGCCTGCGCCATATGGCGCTGCGGCTCGCGCGGTTTAAAGCCGGGTATCGCTTTGGCTAGCTGGCCATCTGCTGCAAAATCGTCCGTCACACTGCCCCCTGGTTAAATTGCCAGTGATTATGTCAGGGCGGCAACGCTTACGCCAGCCGAAGTGATGACGTCGGCCGCGCTTTATGGCAGGCTTGCCCCTGGATGAATAAAAGGAAAATCTGATGACTATCAAACGAATCAATCCGGAAGCCCGCTGGTCTGACGCGGTCATTCATAACCAGACGATTTATTATACCGGCGTGCCGGAGAACCTCGACGCGGACGCCCGCGCCCAGACGGCAGATATTCTCACCCAGATTGACGCGATGCTGGTATCCCAGGGCAGCGACAAAACGCGCATTCTGGATGCGACCATTTTTCTTGCTGACGGTGACGATTTTCAGGCGATGAACGCAGCCTGGGATGCGTGGGTAGCGGCAGGCTCAGCTCCGGTACGCTGCACCGTGCAGGCCCGCCTGATGAATCCGCGCTATAAAGTAGAAATCAAAATCATCGCCGCGCTGTAGCCGGTTACCGCTGCCGCTCGTCGGTGGCGGTGCTCTCAGTTCCCTTGCCCATCCGCTTTAAATGGCCTCGCTGCAGGCGGAGCAAATCCCCAACCGAAACACGCCGGTATTCCAGGCTGTGCTGGCTTGCCACCTCATCAATAATGACGCTTAACGCCGCAAAATGACGATGGCTCCAGGCAGGAAACAGATGATGTGTCAGGTGCAGGTTCAACCCGCCAAGCCAGTACCCTAACAGACGCGGGCGCGTCTCCCAGTCAAACGTGGTGGCAAACGCGTGATGATAGGGACTGTGCGGCACCGCTTTTTTCTCAGGCGTTGGGTAAAAATGCCCTTTTGCCCAGTGCGTGCCGATAAGCAGCGAGACAAAGAGCGCCGAGACCAGCATCTGGCTTGCCAGATAGACCGCCAGTAAACCAGGTAACGACACTGTGCCTGCAAGCGTCAGAGCCGGGAGCCCCAGCGCCAGCAGAAAATGCGCGCCTTTAAGCAGCAGAAAGAGCATCACGCCCTTTGCGCCCGGATGAGGCAAATGGCGCGTAAACGCCGTTTCACCCAGTCGGTCGCGCCAGTCCATATACCAGGCATACCACGGAAACGTGAGCGCGGTCACCAGCGGCCAGTAAAGATGCTGGTAGCGCATCACCGGCTTCCAGCGCTGAAACGGCGTCTGACAGAGCACGCCATTTTCATCAATATCCGGGTCGTATCCCTGAATATTGGTATACGGGTGATGAAACTGCACGTGCCGCACCTGCCAGCTGTCGGCATCAAGCCCCAGCGGCACACTAATGATCCGCCCAAGCCAGGCGTTTGCCCGCGCGCTCCGGCAAAACGCGTTGTGGCTGGCGTCGTGCAGGACATTCACCACCAGCATCATGGCGAAAAAGAGAAAACCAACATAGCAGAGCGCGAAAGCAAACAGGCCAGACGACGTCAGGCAGAGCGAGTAACACACCGCGCCGCACAGCGCGAGGAATACGAGCTTGAGCCACATTCCTGGGTTGGCGAAGCGGTGATCGCGCCGGGTCGCCAGATAACGCTGACAGGCTGTGCGAAACGCCTTATGCAGCGCCGGATCGTGACGTTCAACGTCATCCGTCGGCAGGTTACGCGGCATGCGGCGCTCCCATGCGGGCGAGAAAGATCCGCTGCGCCGCGCGCAGGTCGCTATAGCTGATACAGCGGTACGGCAAACCGTGTTCCCGGGCAAGCGTACTGACAATCCGCGACAGCATCGGATAGTGCCGGTGATGCCAGCCGGGGAAAAGATGGTGCGTGAGGTGATAGTTCAACCCGCCGGTGAATGTCTCAAGCCAGCGCTGCGGGGTATGCCAGTCACAGGCGGTCGTAAAATTGTGGTAATACCAGCCGTGCGCCATCACCGGTGTGTCGCCCTCAGGCGCCTGATAAAACGCCGCCCCGGCCCAGTGTGTTCCCAGCAGCAAAAACACCACCAGCAGCGACGTGCACATCTGGGTCAGACAATAGATACCGAGCACCAGCCAGACGCTGTGCCCCATCATGACAGGCAGGCCCAGCATCAGCAGTAGATGCCCGGTTTTACTGAAAATAAACGCCGCCCACCCGCGCGCGCCTGGCAGCAGGCGTTCCGCCTGAAGGGGCGTACGACCAAGCCTGTCGGCCCAGTCAAACACCACGCCTATCCAGCTCAGGGATAAAGCGGCGATAAGCGGCCAGTAAAAGCGCTGAAAGCGCATCCAGCGGCGCCAGCGCTGAAACGGCGTCTGACGGAAAATGCCGTTCTCTTCGGTATCCAGATCGTAGTGTTCGATATTGGCGTAACGGTGATGATAACTGACGTGGCGCACGCGCCAGTACACTGGCTCAATGCCGGTAGGAAGCGTCACCGCCCGGCTGATAAACGCATTCCAGATGCGGTGGCGGGTAAATGTCTGGTGCGACGCATCGTGATTAACATCAATGTTAAGCCACATCATGAGCAGCGCAAACGCCGTATACCCTGCGACGAAAAATACCGGTTGCGACGTGCGCAGGCTCAGGATGTAACACACAACGCCGGTTGCAAGGATAAGCCCCGCTTTGATAAACGCGCGACGGTTGGCAAACCGATGGTCGCCGCTATCCGTAAGGTAACGCTTCGCCTGCGCTTGCAGCGCCTGATGAAACGCCCCTTCGTCCGC from the Cronobacter condimenti 1330 genome contains:
- the tsaB gene encoding tRNA (adenosine(37)-N6)-threonylcarbamoyltransferase complex dimerization subunit type 1 TsaB; amino-acid sequence: MRILAIDTATEACSVALWDNGKTSALFELCPREHTQRILPMVSEILTGNGVALTAMDALAFGRGPGSFTGVRIGIGIAQGLALGAELPMVGVSTLMTMAQGAWRESGATRVLAAIDARMGEVYWAEYQRDENGVWQGEETEAVLKPEAVAERVKTLEGEWATVGTGWQAWPDLAKESGLTLIDGKVTLPAAQDMLPLACWLFEQHRIVAVEHAEPVYLRNEVAWKKLPGRE
- a CDS encoding Slp family lipoprotein; translated protein: MVGQQSMMRSGILALGALFLSGCVSVPDAIKGTSPTPQQDLVRVMNAPQLYVGQEARFGGRVVNVDNQQGKTRLEIATLPLDSVARPLLGQPSRGRIYADVSGFLDPVDFRNQLVTVVGPITGTAEGKVGARPYKFMVMQVNGFKRWRVTQQVVMPPQPIDPWMWGGRPGFGYGYGPWGWYNPGPAQVQTVVTE
- the fadD gene encoding long-chain-fatty-acid--CoA ligase FadD — its product is MKKVWLNRYPADVPAEINPDRYHSLVDLFEQSCTRFADQPAFTNMGEVMTFRKLEERSRAFAAWLQQGLGLQKGDRVALMMPNLLQYPVALFGILRAGMIVVNVNPLYTPRELEHQLNDSGASAIVIVSNFAHTLEKVVDKTQVKHVILTRMGDQLSTAKGTLVNFVVKYVKRLVPKYHLPDAISFRSALHNGYRMQYVKPEVTPDDLAFLQYTGGTTGVAKGAMLTHRNMLANLEQVLGTYGPLLHRGKELVITALPLYHIFALTMNCLLFIELGGQNVLITNPRDIPGLVKELGKYPFTAMTGVNTLFNALLNNKEFHKLDFSSLHLSAGGGMPVHQAVAERWEKLTGQFLLEGYGLTECSPLVSVNPHDIDYHSGSIGLPVPSTEVKLIDDEGREVAPGEPGELCIKGPQVMLGYWQRPDATDEIIQDGWLRSGDIAVMDEEGFLRIVDRKKDMILVSGFNVYPNEIEDVVMQHSGVQEVAAVGIPSEASGELVKIFVVKKEATLTEEALITFCRRHLTGYKVPKQVEFRTELPKSNVGKILRRELRDEARRAGDNTA
- a CDS encoding RidA family protein, with translation MTIKRINPEARWSDAVIHNQTIYYTGVPENLDADARAQTADILTQIDAMLVSQGSDKTRILDATIFLADGDDFQAMNAAWDAWVAAGSAPVRCTVQARLMNPRYKVEIKIIAAL
- a CDS encoding fatty acid desaturase family protein, with the protein product MNNALIPLRFNDADEGAFHQALQAQAKRYLTDSGDHRFANRRAFIKAGLILATGVVCYILSLRTSQPVFFVAGYTAFALLMMWLNIDVNHDASHQTFTRHRIWNAFISRAVTLPTGIEPVYWRVRHVSYHHRYANIEHYDLDTEENGIFRQTPFQRWRRWMRFQRFYWPLIAALSLSWIGVVFDWADRLGRTPLQAERLLPGARGWAAFIFSKTGHLLLMLGLPVMMGHSVWLVLGIYCLTQMCTSLLVVFLLLGTHWAGAAFYQAPEGDTPVMAHGWYYHNFTTACDWHTPQRWLETFTGGLNYHLTHHLFPGWHHRHYPMLSRIVSTLAREHGLPYRCISYSDLRAAQRIFLARMGAPHAA
- a CDS encoding fatty acid desaturase family protein; the protein is MPRNLPTDDVERHDPALHKAFRTACQRYLATRRDHRFANPGMWLKLVFLALCGAVCYSLCLTSSGLFAFALCYVGFLFFAMMLVVNVLHDASHNAFCRSARANAWLGRIISVPLGLDADSWQVRHVQFHHPYTNIQGYDPDIDENGVLCQTPFQRWKPVMRYQHLYWPLVTALTFPWYAWYMDWRDRLGETAFTRHLPHPGAKGVMLFLLLKGAHFLLALGLPALTLAGTVSLPGLLAVYLASQMLVSALFVSLLIGTHWAKGHFYPTPEKKAVPHSPYHHAFATTFDWETRPRLLGYWLGGLNLHLTHHLFPAWSHRHFAALSVIIDEVASQHSLEYRRVSVGDLLRLQRGHLKRMGKGTESTATDERQR
- a CDS encoding ATP-dependent DNA helicase codes for the protein MTDDFAADGQLAKAIPGFKPREPQRHMAQAVSAAIEAAAPLVVEAGTGTGKTYAYLAPALRAGKKVIVSTGSKALQDQLYSRDLPTVAKALEFKGRLALLKGRSNYLCLERLEQQALAGGDLPVQTLSDVIQLRGWANETVDGDISTCGRVAEDAPVWPLVTSTNDNCLGSDCPLYKDCFVVKARKKAMDADVVVVNHHLFLADMVVKESGFAELIPEADVIIFDEAHQLPDIASQYFGQSLSSRQLLDLAKDIIIAYRTEVKDTQQLQKCADRLAQSTQDFRLQLGEPGFRGNLRELLADASISRALLLLDDALELCYDVAKLSLGRSALLDAAFERATLYRARLKRLKEINQPGYSYWYECNSRHFTLALTPLTVADKFKDIIAQKGGSWIFTSATLSVNDELHHFTDRLGIPEAQTLLLPSPFDYARQALLCVPRGLPQTNQPQAGKALARMLQPLIEANQGRCFMLCTSHAMMRELAEQFRATMTLPVLLQGETSKSQLLEQFISAGNALLVATSSFWEGVDVRGDALSLVIIDKLPFTSPEDPLLKARMEDCRLRGGDPFDEVQLPDAVITLKQGVGRLIRDVDDRGVLVICDNRLVMRPYGAVFLKSLPPTPRTRDISEAARFLTDAARQ
- the rnd gene encoding ribonuclease D; its protein translation is MNYQMITTNDALATLCETARTQRALALDTEFVRTRTYYPQLGLIQLYDGENVALIDPLTITDWAPFQALLQDQNVTKYLHAGSEDLEVFQNAFGMMPDPFIDTQVLASFVGHPLSCGFATLVEHHTGVVLDKSESRTDWLARPLTERQCDYAAADVWYLLPIAHKLMEQVREAGWLTAAINECRLMTQRRREVLDPDEAWREINNAWQLRTRQLASLKLLAGWRLRKARERDMAVNFVVREENLWKVARHMPGSLGELDSLGLSGSEIRFHGKTLVALVAEAQALPEEALPEPLANLIDMPGYRKVFKEIKALVQETSQAHHISAELMASRRQINQLLNWHWKLKPQNQLPELISGWRGELLGESLKTLLQQY